The sequence below is a genomic window from Desulforamulus hydrothermalis Lam5 = DSM 18033.
TGCCGCAAATGCGAGAGTGTTTGCCCGAGACAGGCCTTGTCCATTGCCGGTTCAGATAAAACCGTCAGTGAAGTTCTGGCGATTATTCAACAAGACGCTCTCTTTTACCTGAGTTCGGGGGGCGGAGTCACGCTGGGGGGAGGCGAGGTAACAGCCCAGCCGGAATTTGCCGCCAACTTACTGACAGAATGCAAACGCCTGGGAATCCACACAGCCATCGAGACCTCCGGTTACGCTAAGCTGGCCTCACTGCTTAAGGTGGCTGAGTTTACTGATTTAATTCTGTTTGACCTTAAGCATATTGACCCGGAACGGCATTTTGAACTTACCGGCGTGCATAATGAACGAATTTTAGACAACCTGGCGGAATTAATCAGCCGGGGCTTTACGGTAAAGGTCAGGATGCCCATATTGAAGGGGCTGAACGACAGTGCAGAGACCATTCACAGAACCATGAATTTTTTACAGACCTTTAAATTTAACAAAAATTTTCTGGGTGTTGACCTGTTGCCTTATCATAAGCTAGGTATCAATAAATACAAACAACTGGGTCTGACATATCCCCTTACCGAAGATGTTAGCATCAGCAATGAAGAAATGCAGCAGATTGTAGAAATTATTAAAGGTTACGGCTTGCCGGTTGATGTTATCGGGCACTAGATAACCGGCTGATTAAGTAATTTGCAAGCAAAGCCAATAAGCAGCGGGTGGTGAGGTATGGTGAGCAAGGCGGACGATTTTGAGAAAAAACGAATCATACAGGAATATGTACCGGGCAAACAGGTTACCCTGGCTCACATTATTGCCTCGCCCGTACAGGATATTTATGAACGTCTGGGCATTGAAGAAAAAGGCGCCATTGGCATTGCCACCCTGACGCCCTGTGAAACAGCGATTATAGCGGCAGATATAGCAACCAAAACGTCGGAAGTAGAGATTGGTTTTTTAGATCGGTTTACCGGATCTCTGGTCATCTCAGGCGATGTCGCCAGTGTTGAGGAAGCTATGCAGGCCATCAATGAAACCTTGGAAAAATTGCTGGGCTTTACGCCTGCCAAGATTACACGAACATGAAAAAGAGAATTATGATTGTCGGTCCCACTCAATCGGGTAAGTCCACACTGGCTAATTTTTTAAATGATACTGACAGACCGCTTAAAAAAACACAGGATGTTATTTACGGGAAGTATACCATTGACACGCCGGGTTCCTATATTGAAACACCTTATATGTACAGGTATCTGATTGCTACGGCGCAAGGCGCTTCCTGTATACTTTTGCTGGTTGATCAAACAAAGCCTTTTGCAGCATACCCGCCGGCTTTTGCCAAAACCTTTACTTGTCCGGTTATCGGCGTAGTTACCCGGGTCGACCTGGCAGGGCAAAATGCCCGCCTGTGTATGCAGCAGTTGCAAAGAATAGGGGTAAAAGAACCTTTCTTCCGGGTTTCTGTAAAAGATGCCGCCAGCCTGCGGGCCTTAAAGGAATACTTGCTGGGAAAATACGAATCATAACTAAGGTTCTTAACATAACAGAACGACAAAGCAGCTTGATGAGTACACAAACGGCGCAGAAGTTAATTAAAAGGAATTATAGAAAGTTGGGCGAGGCATGAAATTTATTACCGAAATGGAATTGCGCGAGCTATACAAAAGAGAGCCCTTTACCACCTTTGCCTTGGAGCCAAACACCAGGATTACTCCGGGCGCCCGCCAGTTTCTGGTGGACAAGCGGGTTACCCTGGTACAAGCTCAGCAGAAGCAGACTGCTGCCAAGAAGAACAAGGCCGGCCGGGAGAAGCCGGTTACGGGCAGTACTAATTGGTGTACTGAAAAGCTGCGCAGAAAAATGGACTATGTTGAGTCTTTACTGCTTCTGGTGGGATTAGAAATTTGGCGCGCCGGTGATGCCGGCTTAGCCGAAGAAGTTATGGCCCTGCTGAAATATTTCCGTAGTGTGCGCAACGCGGAAAAAGAACAAAAAGCGCCTGACACTGTTCAGTTTTGGGGATGGACTGAAGACGAAATTAAAAAACGGGCCGATGATATGGAAAAACATGTTGATATTAATGAGTCGCATTACCGCTTGGCCAACGGCAAAGAGATTATTTTGTTAAACCATGTACGGGCTGCCCTGCGCGAGGTGGAACCGGCCCTTTTGGAAGTCTACTGGGACGATGACAAGCAAATTTGTGTACGGCAAGACCTGATTGATAAGGTTAATTTAATCATCAACATTCTCTGCATGATCATGTGGAAACGCCTGGGAGGGAATCATGGAAAAGACTAATGGGGCCTTTCAATACTGTGATCAACTGGTGCGCGAATTTGAAAAAGTTGTTAAAAAACCGATACTAAGCAAGTCCTCTGTATATTACACCGGCGTTGACCTGGGAACAGCCTATATTGTGCTGGCAGTTCTTGATGAGAATTACCAGCCGGTGGCCGGGGCCTACCGTTATGCCAGTGTTGTGCGGGACGGCATGGTGGTGGACTATATCGGGGCGGTCCGGATAGTCAAAGAATTAAAGCAAGAATTGGAACAGAAACTGGGTACAGAATTAATTTATGCCGCGGCGGCGCTGCCCCCGGGAACCTTTTCCCTTGACTCAGGCACGATCAAACATGTGGTGCAGGGGGCCGGTTTTGAAATTACCAACCTGCTGGATGAACCAACGGCAGCCAATGCCGTACTGAAGATAAAAGACGGCGCCATTGTTGATATTGGCGGCGGCACCACCGGGATTGCCATTGTTAAAGAAGGCAAAGTGGTTTATGTGGCGGATGAGGCTACCGGCGGCACCCATTTTTCGCTGGTGATTGCCGGTGCCTATAAGATGAGCTTTGAAGAAGCGGAACAATATAAGCGGGATTTTAAAAACCACAGGGAGCTGCTTCCGGTTTTAAGCCCGGTTATTGAAAAAGTTTCCTCCATTATCAGCCGCCATGTCAACGAATACCGGGTAAAAGAAATTTATCTGGTGGGGGGAACCTGCTGCCTGTCCGGTATTGAAGATATTATTGCCAAGCAGACCAAACTGCCAACTTATAAACCGCAAAACCCCATGTTTGTAACGCCTTTGGGCATCGCCCTTAACTGCACCCAGGAAATTCTTTAGACGGGAGCGTTTGCCACATGGAGTACCGCATAATTAAGTCCCCTTCCAAAGGGGCGCTGGATATTATCCTGCGGCGGAAGAGCTCAGCTTTAGAGATAAATGTTGAAAACTGTGATGCTGTAGGTTTGGTGCAAGGGCGTTTGATTGATATGGTTTGTGCGGCAGATATTGCCGAAAAAGCAGCCGGAGTGGTTGTGGCCGACATCAGGGGACAGTGCCCGCAGCATTTGATTATGATTGCCGTCTTCGGCGATACGGCAGCGGTGGAAACAGCCATACAGGAAATAAAATACAAGTTAAATGATGAAAAGGTGAAGCCTTATGCTCGCAGCCAAAGTAATTGACAATATCTGGTCAACCAGAAAAGCCGAGTCGCTCAGGGGGTTAAAATTTATGCTGGTGGAAGTCCTGGGCGGTATTGATGCCGGGCGCCTGGTCATTGCTGCCGACACCATCGGAGCCGGCATCGGTGAGCGAGTGCTTGTTTGCACCGGCAGTTCCGCCCGTAAAATGCTGGAGCGGGACGATGTGCCCATTGATGCGGTAATTGTCGGTATTATTGACGAAGATTGCATATTTTAACAAGTCCGGAGGTGGGATAACTTGGATCTGGTGCAACAAATTAAAGAAGCAGGGGTCATTGGGGCCGGTGGCGCCGGCTTTCCTACGCACGCAAAATTTACCGCCAAAGCAGAATATATCCTGCTGAACGGCGCAGAATGCGAACCCCTGTTAAGAGTAGACCAGCAGCTCATGGAGCGGTTTCCTGATGAAATAATTAACGGCTTGGCTGCCGCCGGCCGCTATATTGAGGCCCGTAAGGCGGTAATTGGCATAAAAGGCAAACATAAAGAAGTAATTGCCCTTCTGCGGGCAAGAATTGATGCCCTGGGACTTGCCGGTTATATGGAAGTGATGGAACTGCGGGATATGTATCCGGCCGGTGATGAACAAGTACTGGTGTATGAACTGACCAAAAGGGTCGTTCCGGAAACATCCATTCCGCTCAAGGTGGGCTGTGTAGTAATCAATGCGGAAACCGCCTTAAATATCTACAAGGCTATGGCCGGGCAACCGGTTACCGAAACCTATCTGACCATTGCCGGGGATATTCCTCGCCGCATGACAGTAAAAGTGCCGGTGGGCATGGCTATCCGCGACGTTCTTCAGCAATGCGGCATAACCAATCCGGATGATTACGCCGTGATAGACGGCGGGCCCATGATGGGATCAGTGCTCAGCGGCCTGGATGGGTTTGTCAGTAAAAAAAGTAAGGGCTATATTTTGCTGAAAAAAGATCATTTCTTAATTCGCAAAAAATCAGTCAGTGTTGAGCGGGCCAGAGTTATCAGTAAAACTGCCTGTGAGCAGTGCCGCATGTGTACCGATTTATGCCCCCGGTACCTGCTGGGGCACAACATGCAGCCTCACAAAATCATGCGGGCCTTAAGCTATCAGCTGGCTGATGTGAAAGAGCAGCAAATTGCGCAACTATGTTGTGAATGTAACCTTTGCGAATTGTTCTCCTGTCCGGCTAATCTGCACCCTAGGTCTGTGAACAAATTTTATAAGCAAAAGCTGGCCGAGCAGGGTCTCAGGTATCAGCCGGTTACCATAGAATACAAGCCCCGGGCGGCCAGAGATTACCGCCTGCTGCCCAGCAAAAGATTGGTAGCCAAAATCGGCTTAACCGCCTTTGATAAACCGGCTCCTATGACTGCGGTGGATTGGCGGCCCGAATACATTAGTATCGGTCTCAGGCAGCACATCGGGGCCCCGGCGATACCTGTGGTGGCAGTTGGCGATCAGGTGCAAGCCGGTCAGTTAATTGGCAAGATTCCGGATAACAGTCTCGGGGCGGCGGTGCACGCCAGCCTTAACGGAACCGTTACCGAGATTACGGACAACTCTATTGTGATAAAGGTGGGTTAGTATGAATAACGCAATAGGTATGATTGAGCTAACCAGTATAGCCAGGGGAATTTATGCCGCTGACCTGATGCTAAAAACGGCTTATGTCGAAGTAGTCAGTGCAACGCCTGTCTGTC
It includes:
- the cutD gene encoding choline TMA-lyase-activating enzyme, whose protein sequence is MNTETISILERKARIFNVQKYSIYDGPGVRTLIFFKGCPLRCKWCSNPEGLERKFQVMFKEDLCINCGSCIPVCPLQIHYFTEDGKQVKHQVNRSVNCAGCRKCESVCPRQALSIAGSDKTVSEVLAIIQQDALFYLSSGGGVTLGGGEVTAQPEFAANLLTECKRLGIHTAIETSGYAKLASLLKVAEFTDLILFDLKHIDPERHFELTGVHNERILDNLAELISRGFTVKVRMPILKGLNDSAETIHRTMNFLQTFKFNKNFLGVDLLPYHKLGINKYKQLGLTYPLTEDVSISNEEMQQIVEIIKGYGLPVDVIGH
- the eutS gene encoding ethanolamine utilization microcompartment protein EutS, producing the protein MVSKADDFEKKRIIQEYVPGKQVTLAHIIASPVQDIYERLGIEEKGAIGIATLTPCETAIIAADIATKTSEVEIGFLDRFTGSLVISGDVASVEEAMQAINETLEKLLGFTPAKITRT
- a CDS encoding EutP/PduV family microcompartment system protein; amino-acid sequence: MKKRIMIVGPTQSGKSTLANFLNDTDRPLKKTQDVIYGKYTIDTPGSYIETPYMYRYLIATAQGASCILLLVDQTKPFAAYPPAFAKTFTCPVIGVVTRVDLAGQNARLCMQQLQRIGVKEPFFRVSVKDAASLRALKEYLLGKYES
- the eutJ gene encoding ethanolamine utilization protein EutJ produces the protein MEKTNGAFQYCDQLVREFEKVVKKPILSKSSVYYTGVDLGTAYIVLAVLDENYQPVAGAYRYASVVRDGMVVDYIGAVRIVKELKQELEQKLGTELIYAAAALPPGTFSLDSGTIKHVVQGAGFEITNLLDEPTAANAVLKIKDGAIVDIGGGTTGIAIVKEGKVVYVADEATGGTHFSLVIAGAYKMSFEEAEQYKRDFKNHRELLPVLSPVIEKVSSIISRHVNEYRVKEIYLVGGTCCLSGIEDIIAKQTKLPTYKPQNPMFVTPLGIALNCTQEIL
- a CDS encoding BMC domain-containing protein is translated as MEYRIIKSPSKGALDIILRRKSSALEINVENCDAVGLVQGRLIDMVCAADIAEKAAGVVVADIRGQCPQHLIMIAVFGDTAAVETAIQEIKYKLNDEKVKPYARSQSN
- a CDS encoding EutN/CcmL family microcompartment protein, which produces MLAAKVIDNIWSTRKAESLRGLKFMLVEVLGGIDAGRLVIAADTIGAGIGERVLVCTGSSARKMLERDDVPIDAVIVGIIDEDCIF
- a CDS encoding 4Fe-4S dicluster domain-containing protein, whose protein sequence is MDLVQQIKEAGVIGAGGAGFPTHAKFTAKAEYILLNGAECEPLLRVDQQLMERFPDEIINGLAAAGRYIEARKAVIGIKGKHKEVIALLRARIDALGLAGYMEVMELRDMYPAGDEQVLVYELTKRVVPETSIPLKVGCVVINAETALNIYKAMAGQPVTETYLTIAGDIPRRMTVKVPVGMAIRDVLQQCGITNPDDYAVIDGGPMMGSVLSGLDGFVSKKSKGYILLKKDHFLIRKKSVSVERARVISKTACEQCRMCTDLCPRYLLGHNMQPHKIMRALSYQLADVKEQQIAQLCCECNLCELFSCPANLHPRSVNKFYKQKLAEQGLRYQPVTIEYKPRAARDYRLLPSKRLVAKIGLTAFDKPAPMTAVDWRPEYISIGLRQHIGAPAIPVVAVGDQVQAGQLIGKIPDNSLGAAVHASLNGTVTEITDNSIVIKVG